The following coding sequences are from one Alternaria dauci strain A2016 chromosome 10, whole genome shotgun sequence window:
- a CDS encoding 60S ribosomal protein uL24 yields the protein MTKVQSMVASSRRKSRKAHFSAPSSVRRVIMSAPLSKELREKHGVRSIPIRKDDEITVVRGSNKGREGKVSSVYRLKYCLHVNGIVREKSNGQSVPIPIAPSKVVITKLKLDKDREQILERKSAGREEKKKQREA from the exons ATGACCAAGGTCCAGTCAATGGTCGCGAGCTCTCGCCGCAAATCGCGAAAGGCACACTTCAGTGCGCCGAGTAGTGTGCGTCGGGTCATCATGAGC GCGCCTTTGAGTAAGGAGCTCCGCGAGAAGCACGGAGTGCGCAGCATTCCCATCCGCAAGGAT GACGAGATCACCGTTGTCCGCGGCTCCAACAAGGGACGTGAGGGCAAGGTCTCCTCCGTCTACCGCCTCAAGTACTGCCTCCACGTCAACGGCA TCGTCCGCGAGAAGAGCAACGGCCAGTCCGTTCCCATCCCCATCGCTCCCTCCAAGGTCGTCATCACCAAGCTCAAGCTCGACAAGGACCGTGAGCAAATCCTGGAGCGCAAGAGCGCCGGCcgcgaggagaagaagaagcagagggAGGCATAA